In the genome of Chlamydiota bacterium, one region contains:
- the recA gene encoding Protein RecA, producing MPQDANKKKALELAFAHIEKQFGQGSIMSFSKHSSAKGIDVIKTGALTLDLALGIGGIPRGRVVEIFGPESSGKSTLAMHIVANAQKNGGTAVYIDAEHALDPKYAKCIGVQINDLMISQPDCGEDALNIAEMLARSNAVDVIVIDSVAALVPRNELEGEIGDTHVGLQARMMSQALRKLTSTLARSNTCAVFINQIREKIGIMFGNPETTPGGRALKFYSSIRLDIRRIGAIKNSDGSDKGNRVKVKVVKNKMAPPFQIAEFDILFNEGINTVGSLLDIAVDLNIVDKKGAWFSIGEKRLAQGRDACIVELKKDPAFLKKIEDDVMKKLKAEEAAPANASA from the coding sequence ATGCCACAAGATGCAAACAAAAAAAAGGCGCTAGAGCTTGCCTTTGCGCACATTGAAAAACAATTTGGGCAAGGATCGATCATGAGTTTTTCCAAACACTCATCTGCAAAAGGTATCGATGTGATAAAAACAGGCGCCTTGACACTCGATCTTGCGCTTGGCATTGGCGGCATCCCAAGAGGACGTGTTGTTGAGATTTTTGGTCCCGAATCCTCTGGTAAATCTACACTTGCTATGCACATTGTGGCAAATGCGCAAAAAAATGGAGGAACTGCAGTCTATATTGATGCTGAACACGCCCTGGATCCAAAATACGCAAAATGTATTGGTGTGCAGATTAACGATTTGATGATCTCTCAACCCGATTGTGGAGAAGACGCGCTTAACATTGCAGAAATGCTCGCGCGCTCCAACGCTGTGGATGTGATTGTTATCGATTCTGTAGCAGCACTTGTTCCTAGAAATGAATTGGAGGGCGAGATAGGAGACACACATGTAGGCTTGCAAGCACGAATGATGTCGCAAGCATTAAGAAAGCTCACCTCAACGCTTGCTAGAAGCAACACATGTGCTGTTTTCATCAACCAAATCCGCGAAAAGATAGGTATTATGTTTGGCAATCCAGAAACGACTCCAGGTGGTAGAGCTCTAAAATTTTATTCTTCTATACGTCTTGATATTCGCCGTATTGGTGCGATTAAAAATAGCGATGGTTCAGATAAAGGAAACCGCGTGAAAGTCAAGGTCGTCAAAAACAAAATGGCACCTCCATTTCAGATTGCAGAATTTGATATCTTGTTTAATGAAGGGATTAACACTGTAGGTTCTTTATTAGACATTGCTGTTGATCTAAACATTGTCGACAAAAAAGGTGCGTGGTTTAGCATTGGCGAAAAGCGCCTCGCTCAAGGGAGAGATGCATGTATTGTTGAGCTAAAAAAAGATCCTGCGTTTTTGAAAAAGATCGAAGATGACGTGATGAAAAAGCTCAAAGCCGAAGAGGCTGCGCCGGCGAATGCAAGTGCTTAA
- the crtE gene encoding Geranylgeranyl diphosphate synthase codes for MFAEFKQLFEAHMFAWQKKNLSYSQLDQAICYSMNTQAKRLRPLIVWMLAKDCKTCLDVALSVECLHTASLIADDLPCMDDALYRRGNEALHRAFGEDVAILATYKLIGWAFKFVATQSKTQKLSAHETQLVLDCVATNCILSTDGQMLDLISEESGLKTHPLFEMAFVLGWIFSRGSIEMIETVKLAAFHFGTAFQIHDDLKDMDEDKKNNKPNVALTLGEFGAKNALDEHLETLRSLLQELDCLSSDFLTCIKHLHSPAQPLRL; via the coding sequence ATGTTTGCTGAATTTAAACAGCTGTTTGAAGCGCACATGTTCGCTTGGCAAAAAAAGAATTTGTCCTATTCTCAACTAGATCAAGCGATTTGTTATTCGATGAACACGCAAGCAAAACGCTTGCGCCCTTTGATTGTTTGGATGCTCGCAAAAGATTGCAAGACTTGTTTGGATGTGGCGCTTAGCGTTGAGTGTTTGCACACAGCAAGTTTGATTGCAGATGACTTGCCTTGCATGGATGATGCGCTTTATCGAAGGGGTAATGAAGCGTTGCATCGCGCATTTGGGGAAGATGTCGCAATTTTAGCGACCTACAAATTGATTGGATGGGCATTTAAATTCGTTGCTACACAATCCAAAACGCAAAAATTAAGCGCTCATGAAACACAGCTTGTCTTAGATTGTGTCGCAACAAACTGCATCCTGTCAACAGATGGTCAAATGTTAGATTTAATTTCGGAAGAGAGTGGTTTGAAAACGCATCCGCTTTTTGAAATGGCTTTTGTATTGGGTTGGATCTTTTCTCGTGGATCCATAGAGATGATCGAAACTGTCAAGTTAGCGGCATTTCATTTTGGAACCGCGTTTCAAATCCATGATGACTTAAAGGATATGGATGAAGATAAAAAAAACAATAAACCCAACGTTGCACTGACATTAGGTGAATTTGGGGCGAAAAATGCATTAGATGAACATCTCGAAACACTTCGTTCTTTATTGCAAGAATTAGACTGTTTGTCTTCAGATTTTCTAACCTGTATTAAGCACTTGCATTCGCCGGCGCAGCCTCTTCGGCTTTGA
- a CDS encoding 5-formyltetrahydrofolate cyclo-ligase, with translation MDIKDTLRKDFIAKRKMLSKRRKHQAKQTLFEKLHLSHFQTILSYASMEDEVDTWELNHWICENRTLCIPKVEHHDLIPCRVTDMAHLHKKKRFFEPNENSKVVDLDAIDLVLVPGICFDENGYRLGFGYGIYDRFLKQIRCKTIGICFYELKAKHIPKEIHDVSVDGVLFV, from the coding sequence ATGGATATTAAGGATACTTTAAGAAAAGATTTTATTGCAAAGCGTAAAATGCTCTCGAAAAGACGAAAACACCAAGCAAAGCAAACGCTTTTTGAAAAGCTCCATCTGTCCCATTTTCAAACTATTTTATCGTATGCAAGCATGGAAGACGAAGTCGATACATGGGAACTCAATCACTGGATATGCGAAAACAGAACGCTTTGTATTCCAAAAGTAGAGCATCATGATTTAATTCCATGTCGAGTCACAGATATGGCGCATTTGCATAAAAAAAAGCGCTTTTTTGAGCCCAATGAAAACAGCAAAGTTGTAGATTTGGACGCTATCGATCTTGTTTTAGTGCCAGGAATCTGTTTTGATGAAAATGGTTATCGCCTTGGGTTTGGTTATGGAATCTATGATCGATTTTTAAAACAAATACGATGCAAAACCATTGGAATTTGTTTTTATGAACTTAAAGCCAAACATATTCCAAAAGAAATACATGACGTCAGCGTAGATGGGGTTTTATTTGTCTAA
- the glmU gene encoding Bifunctional protein GlmU, producing the protein MLIDMLLTQKYFSDVGFLQPFFEKCEYVHQILECFEEIFAHVQFEIHPDAIISDKAIFENRELICIEEGVVIEPYAYLKGPCFIGKHSIVRHGAYVREQTVCLENTLIGHSSEIKSSILLKGAKAAHFNYVGNSILGCDVNLGAGSICSNFRLDKGPVPIKLDGEVILGPTKLGAIIGDKSQIGCNCVLNPGTFLAPQSVCYPNSTLKGFHVC; encoded by the coding sequence TTTAGCGATGTGGGATTCTTGCAACCTTTTTTTGAAAAGTGTGAATACGTCCACCAAATTTTGGAGTGTTTTGAAGAAATTTTTGCGCATGTGCAATTTGAGATTCATCCAGATGCAATTATTTCTGACAAAGCTATTTTTGAAAATCGAGAATTGATTTGCATAGAAGAAGGCGTGGTTATTGAACCCTATGCTTATTTAAAGGGTCCTTGTTTTATTGGTAAACATTCCATTGTTCGACATGGCGCTTATGTAAGAGAGCAGACTGTATGTCTAGAAAATACTTTAATTGGACATAGTTCTGAGATCAAATCCTCTATTCTTTTAAAAGGCGCAAAAGCTGCGCACTTTAATTATGTGGGTAATTCTATTTTGGGATGCGATGTGAACTTGGGTGCCGGCAGCATCTGTTCTAACTTTCGCCTCGATAAAGGTCCTGTGCCAATTAAGCTTGATGGCGAGGTAATTTTGGGGCCTACAAAATTGGGCGCCATTATTGGCGATAAAAGCCAGATTGGATGCAACTGTGTGCTTAATCCAGGTACGTTTCTTGCGCCACAAAGCGTTTGTTATCCTAATTCTACTCTCAAAGGATTTCATGTTTGCTGA